The sequence below is a genomic window from Sphingomonas crusticola.
AGTTCCTCGATGTCGGCAAGTTCAAATACGAGACCCAGAAAAAGGCCAACATCGCCCGCAAGAGCCAGAAGACGCAGGAGATCAAGGAGATCAAGATGCGTCCGAACATCGATGATCACGACTATGACACCAAGATGAAGAAGGTGTTCGAGTTCATCGGCGAGGGCGACAAGGTGAAGTGCACGTTGCGCTTCCGCGGCCGCGAGATGGCACATGGCCAGCTCGGCATGCAGGTGCTCCAGCGCGTCCAGGCGGATACCGCCGAGGTCGCCAAGGTCGAGCAATTCCCGCGCATGGAAGGCCGTCAGATGCTGATGGTGCTCGCGCCCAAGTAAGCACGGTCTCAACGAAGATAGCGAAGGGCGGCGGACCTGGTCCTGCCGCCCTTTTGTTTGGCACAGCGGCAGCGGAGCGGCCGATACAGCGTCCTTTATCCAGTATGGCCGGCGGACGATGGCAGCTTGAAGCGGAAACGGGTGACGCAGCCGCGATGTCCGACGTCGTTCTCGTTGACCTTGGCGTTGACCAGCGAGTCGCGCGCGGCCTCGCCGAATGCGTCCGCCGGCTCCGCCTCCAATATCCTGATGTTGCCGATCGCGCCCCAAGGGGCGGTGTCGTAGCGCAAGGCCGCTACCCCCTCGATCTTTCGCTGCAGGAATGCGGGTGGAAAGGCGCTGCCGTTCGCAAGGCCCGCGATCGTCTTTCGATCGATCGAACAGGCGGCCAGGTCGTCGGTCTCTGCGGGCGTATCGGGCGGAAAGTCAGGTGAGGGCAGCGACGGGCCGTTTCGAAAGAAATAGAATATGCAGCCCCGATAGCTGCTGCCGCGCGCGTAGCGATTCTCCCTGATGGCCTGGACGCCGGCCCGGTCGAGTTCGGCTTTTCCCGACGATCCCAGCACCCGCACGTTTCTTGTGCGCCCGCGCGCGTCCACGTCGAAAGCAAGGAAGGTCCAGGAACGGGTCGCGGGTTCCTGCGCGATGGCATCGAAGTCGGGATAATTGAGTCGCAAGGGAGCGCCTGGATTGGATGGGCAATTCGTTGCGGCCGGGCGTGCGCGGGCGAACAGGTCGCGCGCCGCCGCACCCTGGGTTGGCATGCTTGCCGTCTCGTAAACCAGGGCGATCGGTGCATCCGCGATCGGCACGTGGCTTTTGGTATAGGTGACGGAGCAGCCCCGGCGCTCGGCCGCCGCGAAGCGCGACGCCGCGAGGGCTGCCGCCACATCCTGCCCGTTGGTGTCGTAGCGCGAGTAAGCGGTGGCCCCACTGATGCGGATGCCGTGCGGTCGACCGTCCGCCTGGATATCGAATGTCAGGCGATATGCGGAGGGCGCCAAAGGCGCACCGGCGTCGAAGCGTATATTCCCCATCGGGAACGGCTTCTCGAGCCGCATAGCCGTTACAGGCTGACCTTCGCAGCTGGCCGCACTCGATTGAAACGAAACGATTTCCGCGATGCGCGCCGGCCCCGGGGGCGCGTCCGCCCTGACCACTATCGGAGGAGGTGGGGGTAGAACGGACATATATCCTCCTCAGCGTCCGACTCTGATTTTCGCTGGGCAAGTGTGTGCGATCAGTCGCGTAACGTCCATATATGTCCAGGCGAAACGCTCCATACCGGCGGCTTCTTGGCGGCTTGCCATGATGCCACGGCTCCACCATATGGCGCGCGGGAGTCGGGCGGACGGCGTCGTCGCCAACCTGGTCAGATCCGGAAGGAAGCAGCCACAACGATTTCTCGTCGGGTCGTTCCGGCTCCCACCATTTTGCAGCGACGCCCGCGTAGCGAGTGGCCCGAAAATCCGACAGTTCGAAAGGACATGCGTCCTCCACAATCCTCCCCCGCCAGGGGGAGGTGGCAGGCGCAGCCTGACGGAGGGGGAGGGCATCGGTGTCCCTCGACGTTCGACAAAGAGCTCACCGCGCCGCCTGCGCCTGGAGCGCTGCCGCCCCCTCCGTCGCCTGCGGCGCCACCTCCCCCTGGCGGGGGAGGATCTAGCAAAAAATTCGCGCAGCATGTCACATCGTGCCGCGGTACCTCGTCAGGTCTCCGTCCAACACAGGAGACCGACATGAAACCGCGTTTGATCCCCTTCGTCGCAGCGCCACAGCAGATGCAGGCATTCGTCGATTTCAGCACCGCGATGGCCAAGGACGGCGTCGAGCCCTCATTGGCCGAGCTGGTCAAGATCCGCGCATCGCAGATCAACCACTGCGCCTTCTGCCTGCACATGCACACACGTGAAGCCCTCGAGGCGGGCGAGAACGAGCTCCGGCTCACCATGCTCGCGGCATGGCAGGAATCGCCGCTTTATACCGATCGCGAGCGCGCCGCGCTGGCGTGGACCGAGGCGCTGACGCTTCTGCCGGAGACAGCAGCGCCGGACAGCGTCTATGCCGAGTTGCAGGCAAATTTCACGCCGGAGGAGCAGGTCAAGCTCACCATGCTGATCGGGATCATCAACGCCTGGAACCGCTTCGGCGTCGGCTTTCGTGCCGTGCACGCCCTACCGCACCCCCGGAAAGCGGCGGCATGACCGACGCGGGCGCAGCGGAGACGTTCGATCCGCTGCGCCCGCGCCTGATCCGCGTCGCCTATCGCATGCTGGGTTCGGTCGCGGATGCGGAAGACGTGGTACAGGACGCTTTCCTACGCTGGCTGGATGCCGACCGGGACGCCGTGCGCGAGCCCGAGGCATTCCTGCGCCGCGTCGTCACGCGCCTCTGCCTGGACCAACTGAAATCGGCACGCGTGCGACGCGAACATTATGTCGGCGAATGGCTGCCCGAACCGGTCGTCGAGGACGATCCGGCCGAAGACGTGACCTTGCCGTTATTGGTAGCGCTGGATCGCCTGTCGCCGTTGGAGCGCGCGGCGTTTCTGCTCCACGACGTATTCGGGCTCGGCTTCGACGAGGTTTCGCGGTCGATCGACCGCGATCCCGCCGCTTGTCGCCAGCTTGCAGCCCGGGCGCGGGACCATGTGCGCGCAGAGCGGCCGCGCTTCCCGATCGAAAAGAAGCACGGCCTGGAGATCGCGGCAGCTTTCTTCAGTGCGTCGCGGACCGGCGATATGGGGACGCTGCAAACCATGCTCGCGCGTGACGTGGCGGTCTATTCCGACGGCGGCGGCAAACGTGTCGCCGGGATCAAGCCGATCCACGGTATCAGCGCCGTCATGAAGCTGCATGGGTCACTGGTGCGCTTCTACGCTAAAGGCATGTCAGCGGTCGTCAGCTATGGTTTCGTCAATGGCCTGCCGGGCTTCGTAACACGCGAAGCCGACGGTATTCTGCAAACCACCGCCCTGCTGATCGAGGGCGACCAGATTCGTGCGATCTACGTCATGCGCAATCCCGACAAGCTTGGTCATCTGGAACGGACGCGCCTGCAATGATCGATAATGATCGATGTGTCGCGCTTCGGCGCATCGCCACTCGCGCTTCGACAAAGCGGCCGCCGCCCCCTAAATAGGGAGACAATGGCCGACTCCCTCAACCTCGACGAACCGCCGCAGCCGCAGCCATCCGCCGCCTATCGCGTGCTCGCGCGCAAATACCGGCCGCAGCGTTTTTCCGAGCTGATCGGGCAGGACGCGATGGTCCAGACGCTGGGCAATGCGATCCAGCGGGACCGGCTGGCGCATGCCTTCCTGCTCACCGGCGTGCGCGGCGTCGGCAAGACATCGACCGCGCGGCTGATCGCCAAGGCATTGAACTGCATCGGCCCGGACGGGCAGGGCGGCCCGACCATCGATCCATGCGGAATATGCGAGCCATGCGTCGCCATCGCCGAGGGTCGCCATATCGACGTGGTCGAGATGGACGCCGCGAGCCATACCGGCATCGACGACGTCCGCGAGATCATCGAGGCCGTGCGCTATTCGGCGGTGTCGGCGCGCTACAAAGTCTACATCATCGACGAGGTCCACATGCTGTCGAAGGCGGCCTTCAACGGGCTGCTCAAGACGCTGGAGGAACCGCCGGCGCACGTGAAATTCCTGTTTGCCACCACCGAGGTGAACAAGGTGCCGGTGACGGTATTGTCGCGCTGCCAGCGTTTCGATCTCAAACGTATTCCCGCCAATCTGCTGGCTACGCACTTCGCGCACGTCGCGCAGGCGGAGCATGTCGAAGCGGAGCCCGAGGCACTGGCGCTGATCGCGCGCGCGGCGGAAGGATCGGCGCGCGACGGCCTCTCGATCCTCGATCAGGCGATCGCGCATGCCGGGATGGACGGTAGCGGCGTCCGGGCGGATCAGGTCCGCGACATGCTCGGCCTGTCCGATCGCGGCGCGATCCGGCGGCTGTTCGCCGCGATGTTGGCTTCCGATGTGCCCGGCGTACTTGCCGCGGTCGAGCAGCAGGATTCGCTGGGCGTCGAGCCGACCGCCTTGCTGCGCGGCCTGCTGGAAGTGGTGCACGGGATCACGCGTTCCAAGGCGGGCGGATCGGAGGATCCCGCGCTCAGTCATGAAGAGCGCGAAGCCTATGCCGATTGGGCAAGCCGGATGGGCTACGCCACGCTCCACCGCCTGTGGCAGCTGCTGCTCAAGGGGCATGGCGAGGTGCTGGCCGCACCGCAGCCGCGCGAGGCCGCGGAGATGGCGCTGCTGCGCGTGGTGCATGCCAGCCAATTGCCCGATCCCGGCGAGCTGGCGCGGCGGCTGCAAAGCGGGGAAACCATTGCCGCGGCCGCGACGCCTGCGCCTGCCGCTCCCTCGCCTCAGGCGCCGCTGCTGGTCTTGCCGGCAACGCCACAGGAATTTCACGACATGCTCGTCGCCAAGGGCGCGCGCCGGCTGGCCGCCTGCTTCGAGGATGCCCGGGTGATCCGCTTCGAGCCGCCCGAGATCATGCTGATGGAGCATAATGCCATCAATGCCGCCTTCGCGCAGGAGCTGCAGAATTGCCTCAATCCGCGCTTCGGCGAGGAAGGCGTGCGGTGGACGATCACCGTCTCGCAAGGCATCGGGCGGCCGAGCATGCGTGAAAAGGAGCAGGCGGCGGCCCAGGCGGCGCGCGACGAGATACTCAATGCGCCGATGGTCGCCGCGGTGCGTTCGGTTTTCCCGGATGCAGAATTGATCGAAGAGGTACGGAGCGGATCATAATGGACATGAACGAACTGATGAAAGCCGCGCAGGAAGCGGCTGCGAACATCCAGTCGCAGATGAGCGATGCGCAGGCAGGCCTCGACAAGATCGAGGTCGAGGGCGCCGCCGGCGGCGGGCTGGTCAAGATCAAGGCGACCGCCAAGGGTCGTATCCTTGGCGTGGAGATCGACGACAGCCTGCTGCAGCCATCCGAGAAGCAGATGCTGGAAGATCTGGTTGCCGCTGCGATCAACGATGCGCGCGCCAAGGCCGATGCCGCCGGCAATGCCGAGATGAGCAAGATGACCGCAGGTCTGCCGCTGCCGCCGGGTTTCAAGCTGCCGTTTTAAGACTAGGAAGCCGTCATCGCGAGGCGCCAGAGGCGCCGCGGCGATCCAGGCACGCATAACTGGATTGCTTCGCTTCGCTCGCAATGACGGAAGTTTCTGCGAGCGTCATCCCGCCGAGGCAGAACAAACTGCCTCAGCGCAGGCAGCGATCATAGCCGCCCCGCTGGACGATGCCGACGCGCCGTACCAGACGGTTGCCGTAGCGCAGCACCCGCCCTTGCGGGGCGATTGCCGCACGTTCGGCAGGCTGCGGCAATATCGCCGCGATCCGCGCCGCTTCGGTTGGACTGAGGCGGCTGGCATCGTGATGGAAGTAACGCTGCGATCCCGCATTGGCGCCGTAGGTGCCGATGCCGGTCTCGGCGACGTTGAGATAGACTTCCATGATCCTTTTCTTGCCCCACAGATGCTCGATCAGCACGGTGAACCACGCTTCCAGGCCTTTGCGCAGGTAAGAGCGCCCTTGCCACAGGAAGACATTCTTGGCGGTTTGCTGGCTGATGGTGGAGCCGCCGCGCAGCCTGCGACCCGCCTCGTTGGCCTTGAAGGCTTTCTCGATCGCCTTGAGATCGAAGCCGTGATGGGTGCAGAAATTGCCGTCTTCGGCCGCGATCGCGGCGCGGGCCATATCGGGATCCATCGCCGATAGAGGCATCCAGTCCTTGTGCAGCGAATGGCCTTCGGTGATGTCGCCGATCTGCGTCAGCGTGATCGGCGGCGGCACGAAGCGGTAGATCGCGACCATCAGCAGCGACAGCAGGATGAAGCCGAGGACGAGCCGCACGATCCAGCCGAGGATGCGGCGGAGCCAGGAGCGACGACGGGCGGGACGGCGCGAGCGCGCGATAGGGGCCATGGGCTCGCTCTAGCGAATGGAATCGCGTGCTGGAACGGGCGATGACGCGGCTCGTTGCAGCGCCGACATCATCGGGACGATCCTCATGAAAGCATTGCTTGCCGTCGCCGCACTCCTCGCCGGCGCGCCCGCCTCGGCGGCGGATCAGTTGCGCGAGCTTTGCTCCGAACGGCCCGGGCTCGATACTCCGCCCTGCATCGTCGATCAGGGACATTTGCAGATCGAGGCGGGCGTGGGCGACTGGACGCTCGACAAGCAGCCCGACACTCGCACCGACACGCTGCTCGCGGGCGACGTTCTCGCTCGCTACGGCATCGGCGACACCACCGAGCTCAGGCTTGAGTGGACTGCTTACGGCCATGTGCGCATCCGGGATCGGATTAGCGGTTCGGTCAGCAAATCGTCGGGAATCGGTGACGTAACGCTGGGGTTGAAGCAGAGTGTGACGCATCCTGACGGGGACGGCTTTTCCGTGGCGCTGCTTCCTTATGCGACACTGCCGACCGGCCGCCATCAGGTAGGCGCGGGCGACTGGAGCGCGGGCCTGCTGATCCCGGTCAATTACGATCTTTCCGATCAGCTCAAGCTGGAGATCACACCGGAGGTGGATGCCGCCGTCGACGAAGATGGCAACGGCCGCCACACCGCCTATGGCAGCGCCGCCGGGCTGGGCGTCAAGCTCAGCGAGAAATGGAATATGTCGGTGGAGGCGCAGGTCATTCGCGATCGCGATCCGTCCGGTCATTCGAGTCAGGCGCTGGGAGGGGTTTACGTCGCCTATCAGCCGAAAGACAGGCTGCAGTTCGACGCCGGCGCGCAGGCTGGTCTGAACCATGCCTCGCCGGACGTGGAATTATATTTTGGAGTTACTGAGAAGTTTTAAGCCTTGCCGTCATGCCAGCGTAGGCTGGCATCCATCTATCTGATCCATCCCGACAATTCTCTGGGCAATAGTCATGGACCCCAGCCTTCGCTGGGGTGACGGCAGGACTTCGGTACTTCGGTAAGGCTACTCAGGCCATCGCCGGCAGCAAGCGCTTCTCGCCGGCGATGCGCATCATCGCCTTTTGCAGCTTGTCGAAAGCGCGGACCTCGATCTGGCGGACGCGTTCGCGGCTGACGCCATAGACCTGGGAGAGTTCCTCCAGCGTCTTGGGATCGTCGGCCAGACGTCGTTCGGCGAGGATATGCTTCTCGCGATCGTTGAGCGCATCCATCGCCTGGCTCAGCATGTCGTGGCGGACATCCTTTTCCTGCGCATCGGCGAGGCGTTCGTCCTGCAGCGGATCGGTGTCGACCAGCCAATCCTGCCACTGCGCGTCGCCATCCTCGCCGACCATGACGTTGAGCGACGTATCGCCGCCCATCGCCATGCGGCGGTTCATGGAGGTGACGTCCTCCTCGCTGACGCCGAGATCGGTCGCGATCTTGGTGACATGCTCAGGCTTGAGATCGCCGTCTTCGAAGGCGTCGATCTGGCTCTTCATGCGGCGCAGGTTGAAGAACAGCTTCTTCTGCGCAGCCGTCGTGCCCATCTTCACCAGGCTCCACGAGCGCAGGATATATTCCTGGATCGAGGCGCGGATCCACCACATCGCATAGGTCGCGAGGCGGAAGCCGCGATCGGGCTCAAACTTCTTCACGCCCTGCATCAGGCCAATATTGCCTTCCGAGATGAGCTCGGACGCGGGCAAGCCATAACCACGATAGCCCATCGCGATCTTGGCTACGAGTCGCAGGTGCGACGTGACGAGCTTCGCCGCCGCTTCAGGATCGCCATGTTCCTGGAAGCGCTTGGCGAGCATATATTCCTCCTCCGGCTGGAGGAGCGGAAATTTGCGGATTTCCGACAGATAGCGGTTGAGGCTCGCCTCGCCGCCCAGTGCCGGGATGGTTGCCACCGAATTTTTGCCGCTGGCCATGATACTCAATTCTCCCTGGACCGCTTGGGTCCCGATAGGTCGTCAGCCCTGACCTATCGTCTCAGTGATTTATACCAAAAGATGGCTGAACAGTTCCTGCATGTCTGCCGGCATGTTGCTTTCGAACGACAAAGCCTGGCTTGTCACCGGATGGCGAAAGCCGAGCCGCGCCGCGTGGAGCGCCTGACGCGCGAAGCCAAGCCGCGCTAGCAGGTCACGATGGCGGCGCGCAGCCCCGCCGTAAAATTGGTCGCCCAGCAAAGCGTGGCCGATCGAGGCCATATGCACGCGCACCTGATGGGTGCGCCCGGTCTCCAACCGGCATTCCACCAAGGCGGCCGCGTCAAGCGCCTGGAGCGTCCTATAGTGGGTTATAGCATGTTTGCCTTGCCCCGGGCCGACGATCGCCATCTTCTTGCGATTGGACGGGCTGCGGCCGAGATTGCCTTCGATCCGGCCCTGTGCAGGGTTCGGCCGGCCCGAGACGATCGCCTTGTAGCGCCGGTCGATCGAATGGTCCGCGAATTGCGCGGCAAGGCCGGCATGCGCGCGATCCGTCTTAGCGGCGACCATCAGCCCCGACGTATCCTTGTCAATGCGATGGACGATGCCGGGGCGCTCGACCCCGCCAATGCCCGACAAGGAGCCTTTGCAATGGTGCAGCAGCGCGTTGACCAGCGTCCCGTCGAGATTGCCACAGGCCGGATGGACGACCAGCCCCGCCGGTTTGTCGACGACGATCAGATGTTCATCCTCGAACGCGACGACGAGCGGAATGTCCTGCGCCAGATTATGGGCCGGCGTCGGATCGGGGACGGCCACGATCGCGGCGCTGCCGCCGATCACCTTGGCCGCCGGATCGCGTACGACCCGGTCCCCAACCGTGACCGCGCCCGCCGAGATCAGGCTTTTCAGCCGCTCGCGCGACAGAGTGGGAATGGCCACCGCCAGCGCCCGGTCGAGACGCCAACCGGCCATTTCGGGCGGCATTGCCGCATGTTTGATTGACACCCCCGCGTCCACTGTACCCGATATGGTGCGTTGCGGCGTATTTTCAAGGGCGCGCGACGCCGCCCCCTTCCACCGCTTGATTATAATCGTCGCCATAGACGGCGCGTCTGAAATCGCGATGCAGCCGTTCGTCATTGGGCCTGGTCTGGGCGAAAAAGACCGCGGCAAGCCGGTTGGCCGGGTCGACCCAGAACAAGGTCGATGCGGCGCCGTCCCAGAAGAATTCGCCGGTCGTGCCGCGATTTTCCGCGGGCGCAAGGGCAGGCCCAACGCGGACCGCGAAGTCGAGCCCAAAACCGACATTGCCTTTGCCCGGCAGGAAATAGCGCGCCGTGACGGCGGGATCGAGCTGGTCGGTTGCCATCAGGCGGATCGTCGATGGCTTGAGGATGTGCGCGCCATCCAAGACGCCACCCGCCAGTAACATCCGCGCGAAGCGCATATAATCGTCAATCGGGCCGACGAGGCCATAGCCGCCGGGGGTAAGCTTGCGCGGCGCGAAATTGACCTGG
It includes:
- the infC gene encoding translation initiation factor IF-3, with translation MTPRRPLGAPPLPLNGPRFNEFIQSQKVRVIDENGENLGVMYTREAMAQAQEIGLDLVEVSPNADPPVAKFLDVGKFKYETQKKANIARKSQKTQEIKEIKMRPNIDDHDYDTKMKKVFEFIGEGDKVKCTLRFRGREMAHGQLGMQVLQRVQADTAEVAKVEQFPRMEGRQMLMVLAPK
- a CDS encoding TonB family protein — protein: MGNIRFDAGAPLAPSAYRLTFDIQADGRPHGIRISGATAYSRYDTNGQDVAAALAASRFAAAERRGCSVTYTKSHVPIADAPIALVYETASMPTQGAAARDLFARARPAATNCPSNPGAPLRLNYPDFDAIAQEPATRSWTFLAFDVDARGRTRNVRVLGSSGKAELDRAGVQAIRENRYARGSSYRGCIFYFFRNGPSLPSPDFPPDTPAETDDLAACSIDRKTIAGLANGSAFPPAFLQRKIEGVAALRYDTAPWGAIGNIRILEAEPADAFGEAARDSLVNAKVNENDVGHRGCVTRFRFKLPSSAGHTG
- a CDS encoding carboxymuconolactone decarboxylase family protein — protein: MKPRLIPFVAAPQQMQAFVDFSTAMAKDGVEPSLAELVKIRASQINHCAFCLHMHTREALEAGENELRLTMLAAWQESPLYTDRERAALAWTEALTLLPETAAPDSVYAELQANFTPEEQVKLTMLIGIINAWNRFGVGFRAVHALPHPRKAAA
- a CDS encoding sigma-70 family RNA polymerase sigma factor, with amino-acid sequence MTDAGAAETFDPLRPRLIRVAYRMLGSVADAEDVVQDAFLRWLDADRDAVREPEAFLRRVVTRLCLDQLKSARVRREHYVGEWLPEPVVEDDPAEDVTLPLLVALDRLSPLERAAFLLHDVFGLGFDEVSRSIDRDPAACRQLAARARDHVRAERPRFPIEKKHGLEIAAAFFSASRTGDMGTLQTMLARDVAVYSDGGGKRVAGIKPIHGISAVMKLHGSLVRFYAKGMSAVVSYGFVNGLPGFVTREADGILQTTALLIEGDQIRAIYVMRNPDKLGHLERTRLQ
- a CDS encoding DNA polymerase III subunit gamma/tau produces the protein MADSLNLDEPPQPQPSAAYRVLARKYRPQRFSELIGQDAMVQTLGNAIQRDRLAHAFLLTGVRGVGKTSTARLIAKALNCIGPDGQGGPTIDPCGICEPCVAIAEGRHIDVVEMDAASHTGIDDVREIIEAVRYSAVSARYKVYIIDEVHMLSKAAFNGLLKTLEEPPAHVKFLFATTEVNKVPVTVLSRCQRFDLKRIPANLLATHFAHVAQAEHVEAEPEALALIARAAEGSARDGLSILDQAIAHAGMDGSGVRADQVRDMLGLSDRGAIRRLFAAMLASDVPGVLAAVEQQDSLGVEPTALLRGLLEVVHGITRSKAGGSEDPALSHEEREAYADWASRMGYATLHRLWQLLLKGHGEVLAAPQPREAAEMALLRVVHASQLPDPGELARRLQSGETIAAAATPAPAAPSPQAPLLVLPATPQEFHDMLVAKGARRLAACFEDARVIRFEPPEIMLMEHNAINAAFAQELQNCLNPRFGEEGVRWTITVSQGIGRPSMREKEQAAAQAARDEILNAPMVAAVRSVFPDAELIEEVRSGS
- a CDS encoding YbaB/EbfC family nucleoid-associated protein — translated: MDMNELMKAAQEAAANIQSQMSDAQAGLDKIEVEGAAGGGLVKIKATAKGRILGVEIDDSLLQPSEKQMLEDLVAAAINDARAKADAAGNAEMSKMTAGLPLPPGFKLPF
- the mtgA gene encoding monofunctional biosynthetic peptidoglycan transglycosylase, which translates into the protein MAPIARSRRPARRRSWLRRILGWIVRLVLGFILLSLLMVAIYRFVPPPITLTQIGDITEGHSLHKDWMPLSAMDPDMARAAIAAEDGNFCTHHGFDLKAIEKAFKANEAGRRLRGGSTISQQTAKNVFLWQGRSYLRKGLEAWFTVLIEHLWGKKRIMEVYLNVAETGIGTYGANAGSQRYFHHDASRLSPTEAARIAAILPQPAERAAIAPQGRVLRYGNRLVRRVGIVQRGGYDRCLR
- a CDS encoding transporter gives rise to the protein MKALLAVAALLAGAPASAADQLRELCSERPGLDTPPCIVDQGHLQIEAGVGDWTLDKQPDTRTDTLLAGDVLARYGIGDTTELRLEWTAYGHVRIRDRISGSVSKSSGIGDVTLGLKQSVTHPDGDGFSVALLPYATLPTGRHQVGAGDWSAGLLIPVNYDLSDQLKLEITPEVDAAVDEDGNGRHTAYGSAAGLGVKLSEKWNMSVEAQVIRDRDPSGHSSQALGGVYVAYQPKDRLQFDAGAQAGLNHASPDVELYFGVTEKF
- the rpoH gene encoding RNA polymerase sigma factor RpoH, translated to MASGKNSVATIPALGGEASLNRYLSEIRKFPLLQPEEEYMLAKRFQEHGDPEAAAKLVTSHLRLVAKIAMGYRGYGLPASELISEGNIGLMQGVKKFEPDRGFRLATYAMWWIRASIQEYILRSWSLVKMGTTAAQKKLFFNLRRMKSQIDAFEDGDLKPEHVTKIATDLGVSEEDVTSMNRRMAMGGDTSLNVMVGEDGDAQWQDWLVDTDPLQDERLADAQEKDVRHDMLSQAMDALNDREKHILAERRLADDPKTLEELSQVYGVSRERVRQIEVRAFDKLQKAMMRIAGEKRLLPAMA
- a CDS encoding RluA family pseudouridine synthase; amino-acid sequence: MDAGVSIKHAAMPPEMAGWRLDRALAVAIPTLSRERLKSLISAGAVTVGDRVVRDPAAKVIGGSAAIVAVPDPTPAHNLAQDIPLVVAFEDEHLIVVDKPAGLVVHPACGNLDGTLVNALLHHCKGSLSGIGGVERPGIVHRIDKDTSGLMVAAKTDRAHAGLAAQFADHSIDRRYKAIVSGRPNPAQGRIEGNLGRSPSNRKKMAIVGPGQGKHAITHYRTLQALDAAALVECRLETGRTHQVRVHMASIGHALLGDQFYGGAARRHRDLLARLGFARQALHAARLGFRHPVTSQALSFESNMPADMQELFSHLLV